In Saccharothrix syringae, the following are encoded in one genomic region:
- the kduI gene encoding 5-dehydro-4-deoxy-D-glucuronate isomerase gives MEQRHATAPQQVPGMSTAELRRHYLVEDLFAPDEVRAVHSHHDRVVLVGAVPRTGPLPLPAFPELRADRFFDRREAGIVNVGGAGAVTVDGEEHRLAPTACLYVGRGAEKVSFASADADSPAAFYLFSAPAHASHPTVLVEPGGGTVRELGDPLTSNRRTLTQYVHEGGVRSCQVVMGVTALHPGSTWNTMPAHTHERRTEVYLYFGVPEDARVVHLLGEPDETRHLVVADRQVVISPPWSVHSGVGTASYSFVWAMAGENQSFDDMDPHPVTGLR, from the coding sequence GTGGAGCAGCGCCACGCGACCGCGCCGCAGCAGGTGCCGGGCATGAGCACGGCCGAGCTGCGGCGGCACTACCTGGTCGAGGACCTGTTCGCGCCCGACGAGGTGCGCGCGGTCCACAGCCACCACGACCGGGTCGTGCTGGTGGGCGCGGTCCCGCGCACCGGGCCCCTGCCGCTGCCGGCGTTCCCGGAGCTGCGCGCCGACCGGTTCTTCGACCGCCGCGAGGCCGGCATCGTCAACGTCGGCGGTGCGGGCGCGGTCACCGTGGACGGCGAGGAGCACCGGCTCGCCCCGACCGCCTGCCTCTACGTCGGCAGAGGCGCGGAGAAGGTGTCGTTCGCCTCCGCGGACGCCGACTCGCCCGCCGCCTTCTACCTGTTCTCCGCGCCCGCGCACGCGAGCCACCCGACGGTGCTCGTCGAGCCGGGCGGCGGCACGGTGCGCGAGCTGGGCGACCCGCTGACCTCCAACCGCCGGACGCTGACCCAGTACGTCCACGAGGGCGGGGTGCGCAGCTGCCAGGTGGTGATGGGGGTGACGGCGCTGCACCCGGGCAGCACGTGGAACACCATGCCCGCCCACACCCACGAGCGGCGCACGGAGGTCTACCTGTACTTCGGGGTGCCCGAGGACGCGCGGGTGGTGCACCTGCTGGGGGAGCCGGACGAGACCCGGCACCTGGTGGTGGCCGACCGGCAGGTGGTGATCTCGCCGCCGTGGTCGGTGCACAGCGGGGTGGGGACCGCTTCGTACAGCTTCGTCTGGGCGATGGCGGGGGAGAACCAGTCCTTCGACGACATGGACCCGCACCCCGTGACGGGGCTGCGGTGA
- a CDS encoding substrate-binding domain-containing protein, with product MADMSGADTGGAMLPAARRQWLLEHLAGRGVMRITHIARIMGVTPVTVRRDVHELAAEGLVERVHGGVGPVTGTPPGRVPDATPAVGMVVPSLDYYWPEVIRGAQDLARDRGARLVLRGASYRVDDVRHQAEWMIGSGAVDALLVAPPTRGAGAEELVAWLTALPVPVVLVERSAVSGPYRQHVESVRTDHAAGAELAVRHLHGQGHRRIGLVVSASSPTSGHVREGWHRATADLALPPAPEVLAAAYYEPGWAVDVDRVLDLCAEQRATALVVHSDREAVSLVQRAEERGVHVPGDLAVVAYDDEVARFAHPPLTAVRPPKYVIGSTAVELALDRLAHGADRPVRRVVLSSELRERDSTGSPARAVH from the coding sequence ATGGCGGACATGTCCGGGGCGGACACCGGGGGCGCGATGCTGCCCGCCGCGCGACGGCAGTGGCTGCTGGAGCACCTGGCGGGCCGCGGCGTCATGCGCATCACCCACATCGCCCGGATCATGGGCGTCACCCCGGTCACGGTCCGGCGGGACGTGCACGAGCTGGCCGCCGAGGGCCTGGTCGAGCGGGTGCACGGCGGGGTCGGGCCGGTCACCGGTACCCCACCGGGGCGGGTGCCGGACGCCACGCCGGCCGTCGGGATGGTCGTGCCCTCGCTGGACTACTACTGGCCCGAGGTCATCCGCGGCGCGCAGGACCTCGCGCGGGACCGGGGCGCCCGGCTCGTGCTGCGCGGCGCGTCCTACCGGGTCGACGACGTGCGGCACCAGGCCGAGTGGATGATCGGCAGCGGCGCGGTCGACGCGCTGCTGGTCGCGCCGCCGACCCGGGGCGCGGGCGCGGAGGAGCTGGTCGCCTGGCTGACCGCGCTGCCCGTGCCGGTGGTGCTGGTCGAGCGCTCCGCGGTGTCGGGCCCCTACCGCCAGCACGTCGAGTCCGTGCGCACCGACCACGCCGCGGGCGCCGAGCTGGCCGTCCGCCACCTGCACGGCCAGGGCCACCGCCGGATCGGGCTCGTGGTCAGCGCGAGCAGCCCCACGTCCGGCCACGTCCGCGAAGGCTGGCACCGCGCGACCGCCGACCTCGCCCTCCCGCCCGCGCCGGAGGTGCTCGCCGCCGCCTACTACGAGCCCGGCTGGGCGGTCGACGTGGACCGGGTGCTGGACCTGTGCGCCGAGCAGCGCGCCACCGCGCTGGTGGTGCACTCCGACCGGGAGGCGGTGTCGCTGGTGCAGCGCGCCGAGGAGCGGGGCGTCCACGTGCCCGGTGACCTGGCGGTCGTCGCCTACGACGACGAGGTCGCCCGGTTCGCCCACCCGCCGCTGACCGCCGTGCGCCCGCCCAAGTACGTCATCGGCAGCACCGCCGTGGAGCTGGCGCTCGACCGGCTGGCGCACGGCGCCGACCGGCCCGTCCGCCGGGTCGTGCTCAGCTCCGAGCTGCGCGAACGGGACTCCACCGGCTCACCCGCGCGCGCCGTGCACTGA
- a CDS encoding RICIN domain-containing protein translates to MPQRRGSIVVLLAVLIGAATVAPATAAPVTVSNGTQFVDTSGQVVHAHGGGVIKVDAYYYWFGENRNANNTFRAVSVYRSTDLRTWEFRRNVLTQSSSSELAVANIERPKVVYNNSTGRFVMWMHKENGSDYGEARAAVASSATVDGDYTWHGSFRPLNHMSRDITLFRDDDGTAYMISAARENADLHVYRLTADYRQVASLVHVLWPGSWREAPAMFKRNGVYFLLTSGATGWAPNQQKYATATSVAGTWSALANVGDNTAYGSQTAYVLPVQGSQTTSYLYLGDRWAGAWNGPVNDSRYVWLPLTFPSSTTMSMNYASQVTIDTATGVVTPISQPAYTLTARHSGKCLDVPSASQAPGAEVKQYPCNGGANQRWEAQAADGGYYRLVARHSGLCLDVANGSTADSTSVTQYTCNGGTNQQWQFQDAGSGYYRVVARHSGKCLDVISASTADGALVKQYTCNGGTNQQWARANA, encoded by the coding sequence ATGCCACAGCGCCGTGGCTCCATCGTCGTTCTGCTGGCCGTCCTGATCGGCGCCGCCACGGTCGCACCGGCCACTGCCGCACCGGTCACCGTTTCCAACGGAACGCAGTTCGTCGACACGTCCGGCCAGGTCGTGCACGCCCACGGCGGCGGCGTCATCAAGGTCGACGCGTACTACTACTGGTTCGGCGAGAATCGGAACGCGAACAACACGTTCCGCGCGGTATCCGTCTACCGGTCCACCGACCTGCGCACCTGGGAATTCCGCCGCAACGTGCTCACCCAATCGTCGAGCAGCGAGCTGGCGGTGGCCAACATCGAACGCCCGAAAGTCGTCTACAACAATTCCACCGGGCGTTTCGTGATGTGGATGCACAAGGAGAACGGTAGCGACTACGGTGAGGCGCGGGCGGCCGTGGCCAGCTCCGCGACCGTCGACGGCGACTACACCTGGCACGGCAGCTTCCGCCCGCTCAACCACATGTCGCGCGACATCACCCTGTTCCGCGACGACGACGGCACCGCGTACATGATCTCCGCCGCGCGGGAGAACGCCGACCTGCACGTCTACCGGCTCACCGCCGACTACCGCCAGGTCGCGAGCCTGGTGCACGTGCTGTGGCCGGGTTCCTGGCGCGAGGCGCCGGCGATGTTCAAGCGCAACGGCGTGTACTTCCTGCTCACCTCCGGCGCCACGGGCTGGGCGCCCAACCAGCAGAAGTACGCCACCGCCACCAGCGTGGCAGGCACGTGGAGCGCGCTGGCCAACGTCGGCGACAACACCGCGTACGGCTCCCAGACCGCCTACGTGCTGCCGGTGCAGGGTTCGCAGACCACCTCCTACCTGTACCTGGGCGACCGGTGGGCGGGCGCGTGGAACGGCCCGGTCAACGACTCGCGGTACGTGTGGCTGCCGCTGACCTTCCCCAGCAGCACGACGATGTCGATGAACTACGCCTCCCAGGTCACCATCGACACCGCCACGGGCGTGGTGACCCCGATCTCCCAGCCCGCCTACACCCTCACCGCCCGACACAGCGGCAAGTGCCTCGACGTGCCCAGCGCGAGCCAGGCCCCCGGCGCGGAGGTCAAGCAGTACCCGTGCAACGGGGGCGCCAACCAGCGGTGGGAGGCCCAGGCCGCGGACGGCGGCTACTACCGGCTGGTCGCCCGCCACAGCGGCCTGTGCCTGGACGTGGCCAACGGCTCCACCGCCGACAGCACGTCGGTCACGCAGTACACCTGCAACGGCGGCACCAACCAGCAGTGGCAGTTCCAGGACGCGGGCAGCGGCTACTACCGCGTCGTCGCCCGGCACAGCGGCAAGTGCCTGGACGTGATCAGCGCCTCCACCGCCGACGGCGCGCTGGTCAAGCAGTACACCTGCAACGGCGGCACCAACCAGCAGTGGGCCAGGGCGAACGCCTGA
- a CDS encoding cellulase family glycosylhydrolase: MSSYSMSKARRRLGALAGALAALLVTGGITATATATATATATATQAAQGCRVDYAVPAQWQGGFTASVRVTNLGDPISGWNLGWVFPSGQRVTQSWNATVTSSGDRVTAVHASYNPSIPTGATVSFGFNGSWAGTNTAPTAFTLNGVTCTGDVEPQPGDAMAAVAAMQPGWNLGNTLDAIPDETSWGNPLTTRALLHHVRSQGYRSVRLPITWSNHHGPAPDYAIDPVWLDRVREVVDWSLAEGLSVVVNLHHDSWQWISNYPGDRANVLARYRALWTRIATAFRDHPSGLVFESVNEPQFTGTSGAEEDDRLLHELNTEFHRIVRGSGGGNATRLLVLPTVHTSADQARLDALLATYQELRDTNIAATVHFYGFWPFSVNIAGFTRFNAEVEQDLVGTFDRVHNTFVSRGIPVVIGEWALLNYDHNRPGVIERGEFLKFIEAVGHHARTRGLTTMIWDAGQFLDRAGLRWRDQGLHDAIKSGWTTRSGTASADRVHLPGSGAIPAKSLTLNPNGTTFRGLRHGGTELVRGTDYTVSGTTLTLTPTALTRLAGNRAHGVNATVEARFSQGVPWPIDIITSDPPTQAAATGTTTSFAIPTRFNGDQLATMEAEYDDGSPAGPANWTPFKEFWQHFQPDYAAGTLILKPEFFAEVDDGRVTLTFHFWSGARITYRITKDGGAVTGGTG; the protein is encoded by the coding sequence TTGAGCTCGTACTCCATGAGCAAGGCCCGGCGGCGCCTCGGCGCGCTCGCCGGCGCGCTGGCCGCGCTGCTGGTGACCGGGGGGATCACCGCCACAGCCACCGCCACAGCCACCGCCACCGCTACCGCCACCCAGGCGGCCCAGGGCTGCCGCGTCGACTACGCCGTCCCCGCCCAGTGGCAGGGCGGCTTCACCGCCTCCGTGCGCGTCACCAACCTCGGCGACCCGATCAGCGGCTGGAACCTCGGCTGGGTGTTCCCCTCCGGGCAGCGGGTCACCCAGTCGTGGAACGCGACGGTCACCTCCTCGGGCGACCGGGTCACCGCGGTGCACGCGAGCTACAACCCCTCCATCCCGACCGGCGCGACGGTCTCCTTCGGCTTCAACGGGTCCTGGGCGGGCACCAACACCGCGCCGACCGCGTTCACGCTCAACGGCGTCACCTGCACCGGGGACGTCGAGCCGCAGCCGGGCGACGCGATGGCGGCGGTGGCCGCGATGCAACCCGGCTGGAACCTGGGCAACACGCTGGACGCCATCCCCGACGAGACCTCGTGGGGCAACCCGCTCACCACCCGGGCCCTGCTGCACCACGTGCGCTCCCAGGGGTACCGGAGCGTCCGCCTGCCGATCACGTGGAGCAACCACCACGGCCCCGCGCCGGACTACGCGATCGACCCGGTGTGGCTCGACCGGGTCCGCGAGGTCGTCGACTGGTCGCTGGCCGAGGGCCTGTCCGTGGTGGTCAACCTCCACCACGACTCGTGGCAGTGGATCAGCAACTACCCGGGTGACCGCGCGAACGTCCTGGCCCGGTACCGGGCGCTGTGGACCCGGATCGCCACCGCGTTCCGCGACCACCCGTCGGGGCTGGTGTTCGAGAGCGTCAACGAACCCCAGTTCACCGGCACCTCCGGTGCGGAGGAGGACGACCGGCTGCTGCACGAGCTGAACACCGAGTTCCACCGGATCGTCCGCGGCTCGGGCGGCGGCAACGCCACCCGCCTGCTGGTGCTGCCCACCGTCCACACCAGCGCCGACCAGGCCCGCCTGGACGCGCTGCTGGCCACCTACCAGGAGCTGCGCGACACCAACATCGCCGCGACCGTCCACTTCTACGGCTTCTGGCCGTTCAGCGTCAACATCGCCGGGTTCACCCGGTTCAACGCCGAGGTCGAGCAGGACCTCGTCGGCACCTTCGACCGGGTGCACAACACGTTCGTGTCACGCGGCATCCCGGTCGTCATCGGCGAGTGGGCCCTGCTCAACTACGACCACAACCGGCCCGGCGTCATCGAGCGGGGCGAGTTCCTGAAGTTCATCGAGGCGGTGGGGCACCACGCCCGCACCCGCGGGCTCACCACCATGATCTGGGACGCGGGCCAGTTCCTCGACCGCGCCGGGCTGCGCTGGCGCGACCAGGGCCTGCACGACGCGATCAAGTCCGGCTGGACCACCCGCTCCGGCACCGCCTCGGCCGACCGGGTCCACCTGCCCGGCAGCGGTGCGATCCCGGCGAAGTCGCTCACGCTCAACCCCAACGGCACCACGTTCCGGGGACTTCGGCACGGCGGCACCGAGCTGGTCCGCGGCACCGACTACACCGTGTCCGGCACCACGCTGACGCTCACCCCGACGGCCCTCACCCGCCTCGCGGGCAACCGCGCCCACGGCGTCAACGCCACCGTCGAGGCCAGGTTCTCGCAGGGCGTTCCCTGGCCGATCGACATCATCACCTCCGACCCGCCCACCCAGGCCGCCGCCACCGGCACGACCACGTCGTTCGCCATCCCGACCCGGTTCAACGGCGACCAGCTCGCCACCATGGAGGCGGAGTACGACGACGGCAGCCCGGCGGGGCCGGCCAACTGGACGCCGTTCAAGGAGTTCTGGCAGCACTTCCAGCCTGACTACGCCGCGGGGACCCTGATCCTCAAGCCGGAGTTCTTCGCCGAGGTGGACGACGGCCGCGTCACGCTCACGTTCCACTTCTGGAGCGGGGCGCGGATCACCTACCGCATCACCAAGGACGGCGGCGCGGTGACCGGCGGCACCGGCTGA
- a CDS encoding class I SAM-dependent methyltransferase has product MSSDLDSAARPANQVVPNDYNSFGEAYAAENETNLINAHYTLPAMLDLAGDVAGRRVLDAGCGAGPLAEALRDRGAVVAGFDASTTMVELARRRLGADADLRVADLAEPLPYPDGAFDDVVAALVLHYLEDWTAPLAELRRVLRTGGRLIVAVNHPVVLKMVDPEADYFAVAEWSAEYTFNGQKAVLTNWHRPLHAMTDAFTAAGFRITVISEPHPAPEARELFPEELAKFPSGAFLCFLFFVLEAA; this is encoded by the coding sequence ATGTCCTCCGATCTCGACAGCGCCGCCCGCCCGGCGAACCAGGTCGTGCCCAACGACTACAACAGCTTCGGCGAGGCGTACGCGGCCGAGAACGAGACCAACCTGATCAACGCCCACTACACCCTGCCGGCGATGCTGGACCTGGCCGGGGACGTGGCCGGCCGGCGGGTCCTCGACGCCGGCTGCGGCGCGGGCCCGCTGGCCGAGGCGCTGCGCGACCGGGGCGCCGTCGTGGCGGGCTTCGACGCCAGCACCACGATGGTGGAGCTGGCCCGGCGGCGGCTCGGCGCCGACGCGGACCTGCGGGTCGCCGACCTGGCCGAGCCGCTGCCCTACCCCGACGGCGCGTTCGACGACGTCGTCGCGGCCCTGGTGCTGCACTACCTGGAGGACTGGACCGCGCCGCTGGCCGAGCTGCGGCGCGTGCTCAGGACCGGCGGCCGGCTGATCGTGGCCGTCAACCACCCCGTCGTGCTCAAGATGGTCGACCCCGAAGCCGACTACTTCGCGGTTGCCGAGTGGTCGGCCGAGTACACCTTCAACGGGCAGAAGGCGGTGCTCACCAACTGGCACCGGCCGCTGCACGCGATGACCGACGCCTTCACCGCGGCCGGCTTCCGCATCACCGTCATCAGCGAACCGCACCCGGCACCGGAAGCCCGCGAGCTGTTCCCCGAGGAGCTGGCGAAGTTCCCGTCCGGCGCCTTCCTGTGCTTCCTGTTCTTCGTCCTGGAAGCCGCCTAG
- a CDS encoding LacI family DNA-binding transcriptional regulator: MEHQRGGSSRPVTISYIAETAGVSVPTVSKVINGRAGVSAGTRARIEALIDEYGYQKSSAPSRSAMVDLVFDELESMWGVEIIRGVQRAARQNRVGVVLSEFGPQGSAIRYWIDDALDRRPACVVTVAQLGQEERDRLRARGIPFVVFDPTVELPDDVPFVGATNWAGGRSATRHLTGLGHRRVAVVAGPDHVLCCRARYDGYRAAMEAADLPVDPALVVRADLTREAGHAAARGLLALPDRPTAVVAGNDLQALGVYQAAREAGLRIPEDLSVVGFDDLPVAALVDPPLTTVHQPLVEMAAAATELALALGRGERPAQVGLELATTLTVRRSTAPPGGAR; the protein is encoded by the coding sequence GTGGAGCACCAGCGCGGGGGTTCGTCCAGGCCGGTGACGATCTCCTACATCGCGGAGACGGCCGGGGTTTCGGTGCCGACGGTGTCGAAGGTGATCAACGGGCGGGCCGGGGTGTCGGCGGGCACGAGGGCCCGCATCGAGGCGCTGATCGACGAGTACGGCTACCAGAAGTCCAGTGCGCCCAGTCGCAGCGCGATGGTGGACCTGGTGTTCGACGAGCTGGAGAGCATGTGGGGCGTCGAGATCATCCGCGGCGTGCAGCGGGCGGCCCGCCAGAACCGCGTGGGCGTGGTGCTCTCGGAGTTCGGCCCGCAGGGCAGCGCGATCCGCTACTGGATCGACGACGCGCTCGACCGCAGGCCCGCGTGCGTGGTGACGGTCGCCCAGCTGGGGCAGGAGGAGCGTGACCGGCTGCGCGCCAGGGGCATCCCGTTCGTGGTGTTCGACCCCACGGTCGAGCTGCCCGACGACGTGCCGTTCGTGGGCGCGACGAACTGGGCCGGCGGGCGGTCGGCCACCCGTCACCTGACCGGGCTGGGGCACCGCCGCGTCGCCGTGGTCGCCGGACCGGACCACGTGCTGTGCTGCCGCGCCCGCTACGACGGCTACCGCGCCGCGATGGAGGCCGCGGACCTGCCGGTGGACCCGGCGCTCGTGGTGCGCGCGGACCTGACCCGGGAGGCCGGTCACGCCGCGGCCCGCGGGCTGCTGGCCCTGCCGGACCGCCCCACCGCCGTGGTCGCGGGCAACGACCTGCAGGCGCTGGGGGTGTACCAGGCGGCCCGGGAGGCGGGGTTGCGGATCCCGGAGGACCTGAGCGTGGTGGGCTTCGACGACCTGCCGGTGGCGGCCCTGGTCGACCCGCCGCTGACCACCGTCCACCAGCCGCTGGTCGAGATGGCGGCGGCGGCCACCGAACTGGCCCTCGCGCTGGGCCGGGGTGAGCGGCCGGCGCAGGTCGGGTTGGAACTGGCGACCACGCTGACCGTTCGGCGGAGCACCGCGCCGCCCGGTGGGGCGCGCTAG
- a CDS encoding cytochrome P450 has protein sequence MTTRAPARASLLDTLLLGVLVLVPAVAQGVALRRPRAVGLAARLDTNSWACRLMTRLRHRHGDGPLLVRVPHRRVLLLLSPQDARIALERTTRTLTAAARDKVAALGHFEPGAVLLSRGSAREDRRRFNEAVLDWPRADHRLCGRFGEVVREEAAGLVGRTTGRGAELTWDEFAGAYRRIVRRVVLGDAAADDERITGLLNELRGDANWFRLHRRRRRLCAELWVRTRDYLGDGSTGGLASCVADAPRTRRTLPVAQAQHWMFAFDAAPIATYLALGLLAGGIPRTDHDYLRACVRESLRLWPTTLAILRDTTANTTWSDGSTTPAGTTVVFHSSYFHRDARVPRADRFEPGRWLDGSADLDWALAPFSRGPAECPGRHLVQFTSATLLAELLAHRPRQVGGPRLDPHGPLPRTADHHVLRFA, from the coding sequence ATGACCACCCGCGCCCCCGCACGCGCCTCCCTCCTCGACACCCTGCTGCTCGGCGTCCTCGTCCTCGTCCCGGCGGTGGCCCAGGGCGTGGCCCTGCGGCGGCCGCGCGCGGTCGGGCTGGCGGCGCGGCTGGACACCAACTCCTGGGCGTGCCGCCTCATGACCCGGCTGCGGCACCGGCACGGCGACGGGCCGCTGCTGGTCAGGGTGCCGCACCGGCGGGTGCTGCTCCTGCTGTCCCCGCAGGACGCCCGGATCGCGCTGGAGCGGACCACGCGCACGCTCACCGCCGCCGCCCGGGACAAGGTGGCCGCGCTGGGGCACTTCGAGCCCGGGGCGGTGCTGCTGTCCAGGGGGTCGGCCCGGGAGGACCGGCGGCGGTTCAACGAGGCCGTGCTGGACTGGCCCAGGGCCGACCACCGGCTGTGCGGTCGGTTCGGCGAGGTGGTCCGCGAGGAGGCCGCCGGGCTGGTCGGGCGCACCACCGGGCGCGGTGCGGAGCTGACCTGGGACGAGTTCGCCGGCGCGTACCGGCGCATCGTGCGGCGGGTGGTCCTCGGCGACGCGGCCGCGGACGACGAGCGCATCACCGGGTTGCTGAACGAGCTGCGGGGCGACGCCAACTGGTTCCGGCTGCACCGGCGGCGGCGCCGGCTGTGCGCGGAGCTGTGGGTGCGCACCCGCGACTACCTGGGCGACGGGTCGACCGGGGGACTGGCCTCGTGCGTGGCCGACGCGCCGCGCACCCGGCGCACGCTGCCGGTGGCGCAGGCGCAGCACTGGATGTTCGCCTTCGACGCCGCGCCGATCGCCACCTACCTGGCACTGGGGCTGCTGGCCGGCGGCATCCCGCGCACCGACCACGACTACCTGCGGGCGTGCGTGCGAGAGTCCCTGCGGCTGTGGCCGACCACACTGGCGATCCTGCGCGACACCACCGCGAACACCACCTGGTCCGACGGCAGCACCACCCCCGCGGGCACCACCGTGGTCTTCCACAGCTCCTACTTCCACCGCGACGCCAGGGTGCCGCGCGCCGACCGGTTCGAACCCGGCCGGTGGCTGGACGGGTCGGCCGACCTGGACTGGGCGCTGGCGCCGTTCAGCCGGGGACCGGCCGAGTGCCCCGGCCGGCACCTGGTGCAGTTCACCAGCGCCACCCTGCTCGCCGAACTGCTCGCCCACCGGCCGCGCCAGGTCGGCGGGCCGCGCCTGGACCCGCACGGCCCGCTGCCGCGCACCGCCGACCACCACGTGTTGAGGTTCGCGTGA
- a CDS encoding helix-turn-helix transcriptional regulator, with the protein MHPPVRDDRVITDPEQAHALVAASYADNRLRVSGSTEGFRFEHGSVDLGDVRFDSIHNTLTTDYALDPVGRLMVCRVLEHGLEVEADHGEQRLGPGDTFLVARPDRGYRARLHGTRFQITNLELPLLDRLAPDASRDLVRGLRYEPLAPDRARYWQDTVDYVSTALLGNREAATSPLVLGSAGRLLAATLLTAFSPGAPAARPADRTDAVPATVRRAIAYLEGAPDLDLGVADIARACHVSVRALQLAFRRHLGTTPLGYLRRVRLDRVRTDLRDADPTAGATVTAIATRWGFLPDSRFRAHYRAAYHELPGDTLRR; encoded by the coding sequence ATGCACCCGCCGGTGCGCGACGACCGGGTCATCACCGACCCCGAGCAGGCGCACGCGCTCGTCGCTGCCTCCTACGCCGACAACCGGCTGCGGGTCAGCGGCAGCACCGAGGGCTTCCGGTTCGAGCACGGCAGCGTCGACCTCGGCGACGTCCGCTTCGACTCCATCCACAACACGCTGACCACCGACTACGCCCTGGACCCGGTCGGCCGCCTCATGGTGTGCCGGGTGCTGGAGCACGGGCTGGAGGTCGAGGCCGACCACGGGGAGCAGCGCCTGGGCCCCGGTGACACCTTCCTCGTCGCGCGGCCCGACCGGGGGTACCGCGCCAGGCTGCACGGCACCCGGTTCCAGATCACCAACCTGGAGCTGCCGCTGCTCGACCGGCTCGCCCCCGACGCCTCGCGCGACCTGGTGCGCGGGCTGCGGTACGAACCGCTCGCACCGGACCGGGCGCGCTACTGGCAGGACACCGTCGACTACGTCTCCACGGCGCTGCTGGGCAACCGGGAAGCGGCGACCAGCCCCCTGGTCCTCGGCAGCGCCGGGCGGCTGCTCGCGGCGACGCTGCTGACCGCGTTCTCGCCCGGCGCGCCCGCCGCGCGCCCCGCGGACCGCACCGACGCGGTGCCGGCGACGGTGCGCCGCGCCATCGCCTACCTGGAGGGCGCCCCCGACCTCGACCTGGGCGTGGCCGACATCGCCCGCGCCTGCCACGTGTCCGTGCGCGCGCTGCAACTGGCCTTCCGCCGGCACCTGGGCACCACCCCGCTGGGCTACCTGCGCCGGGTGCGCCTCGACCGGGTGCGGACCGACCTGCGCGACGCCGACCCCACCGCGGGCGCCACGGTCACCGCCATCGCCACCCGCTGGGGCTTCCTGCCCGACAGCCGGTTCCGGGCCCACTACCGCGCCGCCTACCACGAGCTGCCCGGGGACACCCTGCGCCGGTGA
- a CDS encoding chemotaxis protein CheB, whose protein sequence is MVERDVVVIGASAGGGDALRRLVAGLPAGLPASVLIVSHTSPDSPRRLPDILARHGRLPAAYAVPGQRLTAGLLTVAPAGRHLVVTDGDVLRLHRGPLVHHTRPAIDPLLRSAAHACGPRVVAVVLSGLLRDGAEGAAAVAGAGGTVLVQDPDDARHPSMPRATLDRVPGATTWPADKLGSVIGDLVARRSVPGAPGAGEPCAMGVDEALSLAVAQLRAHAVVRERIQRRLTGPGPLRARNRDRAARAERAAELITSHVLPVFRPDGPA, encoded by the coding sequence GTGGTCGAACGCGACGTGGTCGTCATCGGCGCGTCCGCGGGTGGCGGCGACGCCCTGCGGCGGCTCGTCGCGGGACTCCCCGCCGGGTTGCCGGCCAGTGTCCTGATCGTCTCGCACACGTCCCCCGACTCGCCGCGACGGCTGCCCGACATCCTGGCCCGCCACGGGCGGCTGCCCGCCGCCTACGCCGTGCCCGGCCAGCGCCTGACCGCCGGGCTCCTGACCGTCGCCCCCGCCGGCCGGCACCTGGTCGTCACCGACGGTGACGTGCTGCGGCTGCACCGCGGCCCCCTCGTCCACCACACCCGCCCGGCGATCGACCCGCTCCTGCGCAGCGCCGCCCACGCCTGCGGCCCGCGGGTGGTCGCCGTGGTGCTGTCCGGGCTGCTGCGCGACGGCGCCGAGGGCGCGGCCGCGGTCGCCGGGGCCGGGGGCACCGTCCTCGTGCAGGACCCGGACGACGCCCGGCACCCCTCCATGCCCCGCGCGACGCTGGACCGGGTGCCCGGTGCGACGACCTGGCCGGCCGACAAGCTCGGGTCGGTCATCGGCGACCTCGTCGCCCGGCGGTCGGTCCCGGGCGCACCGGGGGCGGGCGAGCCGTGCGCCATGGGCGTGGACGAGGCGTTGTCGCTGGCGGTGGCGCAACTGCGGGCGCACGCGGTCGTGCGCGAGCGCATCCAGCGGCGGTTGACCGGTCCGGGGCCGCTCCGCGCGCGCAACCGGGACCGGGCCGCCCGCGCGGAGCGCGCCGCGGAGCTGATCACCTCGCACGTCCTGCCCGTGTTCCGACCCGACGGGCCGGCCTGA